The following coding sequences lie in one Silvanigrella aquatica genomic window:
- a CDS encoding aegerolysin family protein, whose translation MSMIKGLFSSALLTLCLVNAAQAFANCDLKAYVTVRNTTPHVLIRDKFDLKHGRWMVVPPETVAPGQVAQFSSVGACGSATGTEGFAIYKVNGAEPIFLAWDVPWVSGTKNTCSTLDSANYELYYKNTGKPGDCNTNNPVLYFNTILVQR comes from the coding sequence ATGAGTATGATTAAGGGTTTATTTTCTTCAGCTTTGCTTACACTCTGTTTAGTAAATGCGGCACAGGCATTTGCAAATTGTGATTTAAAAGCATACGTCACCGTTAGAAATACAACGCCTCATGTTCTGATAAGAGATAAATTTGATTTAAAACATGGACGTTGGATGGTCGTTCCTCCTGAGACTGTAGCTCCTGGACAAGTCGCTCAATTTTCTTCTGTAGGAGCATGTGGATCTGCAACGGGGACAGAGGGGTTTGCTATTTATAAGGTGAATGGAGCAGAACCCATTTTCTTAGCTTGGGATGTACCTTGGGTATCGGGCACTAAAAACACGTGTTCAACACTAGATTCTGCTAATTACGAACTCTATTATAAAAACACGGGAAAGCCTGGAGATTGTAATACAAATAACCCAGTTTTATATTTTAACACTATATTAGTACAAAGATAA